In the Parasteatoda tepidariorum isolate YZ-2023 chromosome 3, CAS_Ptep_4.0, whole genome shotgun sequence genome, one interval contains:
- the LOC107446527 gene encoding outer dense fiber protein 2 isoform X2: MMKKSSAYKTDKKLHPVKVSNMRNRPPAFGASESDCISESQIEYIENLQQQIYVLENEVAYLRTHMHETSKQHPSLVAESEHMVKKLSDSHSEMKNMKIDLKRKQTSIDLLRSERDRVQKTVNELEERFRKEKCTILEDLITVQKEKDNLQDENVKLEQLLEEHKQNVIKLQDENDNLEIDVQQAEKEIKADKQFIEELQESKQKIQKELIEAKMILSSKPSDKHEEAVKMLKCNIEQISEELETAKRSHIHEHMLRERLTQDNADLIKRHAQLEAELADVKAQLREEQSLRSSLEQIHLGTVLESAENLSRENTLKDQIQNLTSRLQEETETTNTLEHKLSDEKRQRIRGEERFVNIQERLDQKEEQLKVMKKENVGLWRDNSYLTDQVTQYKQQLQHRDDEIVNLKLKVQEMQISVEKFIQSNQAATQLAGEKWKQLSQMVQSMQALTNLDDQRT, translated from the exons ATGATGAAGAAGTCATCAGCTTATAAAACCGATAAGAAGTTGCATCCTGTAAAAGTGTCGAACATGAG aaacagACCTCCAGCCTTTGGTGCATCTGAGTCAGATTGCATTAGTGAATCTCAAATTGAATATATTGAAAACTTGCAGCAACAGATTTATGTTCTGGAAAATGAAGTAGCATATTT GAGAACTCATATGCACGAGACGAGCAAGCAACATCCATCCTTGGTTGCAGAGAGTGAACATATGGTGAAAAAGTTATCT GATAGCCACAGCGAAATGAAGAAcatgaaaattgatttgaaaagaaaGCAGACATCTATTGATTTGTTGAGATCTGAAAGAGACAGAGTTCAAAAAACTGTTAACGAGTTGGAAG AAAGATTCCGAAAAGAAAAATGCACTATTTTGGAAGACTTGATTACagtgcaaaaagaaaaagataaccTTCAagatgaaaatgttaaattggAGCAACTTTTAGAAGAacataaacaaaatgttattaaattacagGACGAAAATGACAATTTGGAAATAGATGTTCAGCAAGCTGAAAAAGAG attaaagcTGACAAGCAATTTATTGAAGAATTGCAAGAAagtaagcaaaaaatacaaaaggaaCTAATCGAGGCGAAAATGATATTAAGTTCCAAGCCATCTGACAAACATGAGGAAGCagtgaaaatgttaaaa tgcAATATTGAACAAATCAGTGAAGAACTTGAAACTGCAAAACGGTCTCATATTCATGAACATATGTTGCGGGAACGCTTAACTCAAGACAATGCTGATCTAATAAAGAGACATGCACAACTTGAAGCTGAGTTGGCTGATGTGAAGGCACAGCTGCGAGAA gaACAAAGTCTGCGATCATCATTGGAACAAATTCATCTTGGCACTGTTCTTGAATCAGCAGAAAATTTGAGTCGTGAAAATACTTTAAAGGATCAGATCCAAAATTTAACTTCTCGTCTACAAGAAGAAACAGAAACAACAAATACATTAGAGCATAAg ttgtcTGATGAAAAACGCCAGAGAATCAGAGGAGAAGAGAGGTTCGTTAACATTCAGGAACGACTTGATCAAAAAGAGGAGCAacttaaagtaatgaaaaaggAGAATGTAGGTTTATGGAGGGACAATTCTTATCTGACTGATCAAGTTACTCAGTACAAGCAGCAG TTGCAGCATAGAGATGATGAAATAGTTAATTTGAAGCTTAAAGTACAAGAGATGCAAATTTCTGTTGAGAAGTTTATTCAGTCAAATCAAGCTGCCACTCAGCTTGCTGGTGAAAAATGGAAACAACTTTCACAAATGGTCCAAAGTATGCAAGCTCTCACAAATTTAGATGATCAACGCACATAA
- the LOC107446527 gene encoding myosin-2 heavy chain isoform X1 — translation MMKKSSAYKTDKKLHPVKVSNMRNRPPAFGASESDCISESQIEYIENLQQQIYVLENEVAYLRTHMHETSKQHPSLVAESERMVKKLSDSHSEMKNMKIDLKRKQTSIDLLRSERDRVQKTVNELEERFRKEKCTILEDLITVQKEKDNLQDENVKLEQLLEEHKQNVIKLQDENDNLEIDVQQAEKEIKADKQFIEELQESKQKIQKELIEAKMILSSKPSDKHEEAVKMLKCNIEQISEELETAKRSHIHEHMLRERLTQDNADLIKRHAQLEAELADVKAQLREEQSLRSSLEQIHLGTVLESAENLSRENTLKDQIQNLTSRLQEETETTNTLEHKLSDEKRQRIRGEERFVNIQERLDQKEEQLKVMKKENVGLWRDNSYLTDQVTQYKQQLQHRDDEIVNLKLKVQEMQISVEKFIQSNQAATQLAGEKWKQLSQMVQSMQALTNLDDQRT, via the exons ATGATGAAGAAGTCATCAGCTTATAAAACCGATAAGAAGTTGCATCCTGTAAAAGTGTCGAACATGAG aaacagACCTCCAGCCTTTGGTGCATCTGAGTCAGATTGCATTAGTGAATCTCAAATTGAATATATTGAAAACTTGCAGCAACAGATTTATGTTCTGGAAAATGAAGTAGCATATTT GAGAACTCATATGCACGAGACGAGCAAGCAACATCCATCCTTGGTTGCAGAGAGTGAACGTATGGTGAAAAAGTTATCT GATAGCCACAGCGAAATGAAGAAcatgaaaattgatttgaaaagaaaGCAGACATCTATTGATTTGTTGAGATCTGAAAGAGACAGAGTTCAAAAAACTGTTAACGAGTTGGAAG AAAGATTCCGAAAAGAAAAATGCACTATTTTGGAAGACTTGATTACagtgcaaaaagaaaaagataaccTTCAagatgaaaatgttaaattggAGCAACTTTTAGAAGAacataaacaaaatgttattaaattacagGACGAAAATGACAATTTGGAAATAGATGTTCAGCAAGCTGAAAAAGAG attaaagcTGACAAGCAATTTATTGAAGAATTGCAAGAAagtaagcaaaaaatacaaaaggaaCTAATCGAGGCGAAAATGATATTAAGTTCCAAGCCATCTGACAAACATGAGGAAGCagtgaaaatgttaaaa tgcAATATTGAACAAATCAGTGAAGAACTTGAAACTGCAAAACGGTCTCATATTCATGAACATATGTTGCGGGAACGCTTAACTCAAGACAATGCTGATCTAATAAAGAGACATGCACAACTTGAAGCTGAGTTGGCTGATGTGAAGGCACAGCTGCGAGAA gaACAAAGTCTGCGATCATCATTGGAACAAATTCATCTTGGCACTGTTCTTGAATCAGCAGAAAATTTGAGTCGTGAAAATACTTTAAAGGATCAGATCCAAAATTTAACTTCTCGTCTACAAGAAGAAACAGAAACAACAAATACATTAGAGCATAAg ttgtcTGATGAAAAACGCCAGAGAATCAGAGGAGAAGAGAGGTTCGTTAACATTCAGGAACGACTTGATCAAAAAGAGGAGCAacttaaagtaatgaaaaaggAGAATGTAGGTTTATGGAGGGACAATTCTTATCTGACTGATCAAGTTACTCAGTACAAGCAGCAG TTGCAGCATAGAGATGATGAAATAGTTAATTTGAAGCTTAAAGTACAAGAGATGCAAATTTCTGTTGAGAAGTTTATTCAGTCAAATCAAGCTGCCACTCAGCTTGCTGGTGAAAAATGGAAACAACTTTCACAAATGGTCCAAAGTATGCAAGCTCTCACAAATTTAGATGATCAACGCACATAA
- the LOC107446531 gene encoding protein lin-37 homolog, protein MQNMAFKIKQERNGPELESARSKLDEALQFIIEKTEESPSSSDDDCNKGFSDLMIKREPSPILSPTKRPVQRTQRKRRRKDETLNKNANSYVMKLFDRAVDLTPFTEQTPLYPICRAWINNQSLYKPVTTPKEEIVSEDVESCEDTDKGSENPVTEDVYQLPPPRPLQGRDLRVPSPVPQPVDHFVICSDGSNKTNTTDALMIKHLLHWKAVRQKWKQAAKANEDRYKESGAVLKSMFEKAQCRDDGLSSEQWDTPT, encoded by the exons atgCAAAATAtggctttcaaaataaaacaagagcGTAATG gtccTGAGTTAGAAAGTGCCAGATCTAAATTGGATGAAGCCctacaatttataattgaaaaaactgaggaaag ccCTTCCTCCTCTGATGATGATTGTAATAAAGGCTTTTCAGACTTAATGATAAAAAG agaaCCATCACCTATTTTATCACCTACCAAAAGACCTGTTCAAAGAACACAAAGAAAACGTCGTCGTAAAGATGAAACTTTGAACAAAAATGCTA attcaTACGTTATGAAGCTATTTGACCGAGCTGTCGATTTGACACCTTTTACTGAACAGACACCACTTTATCCAATTTGCAGAGCCTGGATTAATAATCAGTCATTATATAAACCAGTTACGACACCTAAAGAAGAAATTGTAAGTGAGGATGTAGAAAGCTGTGAAGACACAGATAAG GGTTCTGAAAATCCAGTGACAGAAGATGTCTATCAGCTTCCACCTCCTCGTCCCTTGCAAGGTAGAGACTTAAGAGTTCCATCTCCTGTTCCTCAACCTGTTGATCACTTTGTCATTTGTTCA gatggatcaaataaaacaaatactacAGACGCATTAATGATCAAACATTTACTTCACTGGAAAGCTGTGAGacaaaa GTGGAAACAGGCTGCTAAAGCTAATGAAGATCGCTATAAAGAAAGTGGAGCTGTACTCAAGAGCATGTTTGAAAA ggcTCAGTGTCGAGATGATGGCCTATCTTCTGAGCAGTGGGATACTCCtacttaa